A single window of Girardinichthys multiradiatus isolate DD_20200921_A chromosome 15, DD_fGirMul_XY1, whole genome shotgun sequence DNA harbors:
- the rhov gene encoding rho-related GTP-binding protein RhoV: MPPHMDYFYHESRVPSACGLTREDELDPDVISCMLVGDGAVGKTSMIISYISNGYPAEYQQTGFDVFSGQVKVEGSPVKIQLLDTAGQEEFDEFRAVSYAHADVFLLCFSMVNPDSFHNITKKWVPDIRAHNSSSPIILVGTQLDQLLDVNVLINLDKFNVKPVLSSRARSMADKIRARDYIECSSLTQKNLKEAFDAAIFAAIKSKTRKGKKRRFSDRRTKAFSRCSWKKFFCFI, from the exons ATGCCACCCCACATGGATTACTTTTACCACGAGTCCCGAGTCCCTTCAGCTTGCGGGCTTACCCGGGAGGATGAGCTGGACCCCGATGTGATCAGCTGCATGCTGGTCGGAGACGGAGCGGTCGGGAAGACCAGCATGATCATCAGCTACATCTCCAACGGATACCCTGCGGAGTACCAACAGACAGGCTTTGATGTTTTCTCTG GTCAGGTCAAGGTGGAAGGATCTCCGGTAAAGATTCAACTTCTGGACACAGCTGGACAG GAAGAGTTTGACGAATTCCGAGCTGTGTCCTATGCTCACGCCGATGTCTTCCTCCTGTGCTTCAGCATGGTCAACCCCGACTCGTTCCACAACATCACCAAGAAGTGGGTGCCGGACATCCGGGCCCACAACTCGTCCTCGCCCATCATCCTCGTTGGGACTCAGCTAGACCAGCTGCTGGATGTGAACGTCCTAATCAATCTGGACAAATTCAACGTCAAGCCGGTGCTGAGCTCTCGGGCCCGGAGCATGGCGGACAAGATCCGGGCTAGGGACTACATAGAGTGCTCATCGTTGACGCAGAAGAACTTGAAGGAAGCGTTTGATGCGGCCATTTTTGCAGCGATTAAGAGCAAAACCCGCAAGGGGAAGAAAAGGAGGTTTTCCGACAGGCGCACTAAGGCCTTCTCAAGGTGCAGCTGGAAGAAGTTCTTCTGCTTTATCTGA